The sequence below is a genomic window from Uranotaenia lowii strain MFRU-FL chromosome 2, ASM2978415v1, whole genome shotgun sequence.
ATTGAGATGGAATCTATTTTGGAAGATTTGGATTTGGCGAACGACGAagacaacgacgacgatgagGAACGTACAATGAAAAAAGAAACCCGCAATAAggaaaacaagaaagttttcaaGCAATTCGTTAATCggtattttgtaataaaacaacAGTTGATGTCGAAGATGGAATCGATCCCTGCTCCACCAGTGCAACGAAGATCCTCTGTTTCCGACTTGCCTTGTCACACAAAGTATCCAGAGCTTACGCTACCAACCTTCTCCGGGAAACTTTCTGACTGGATTAATTTCAGAGACAACTTTCGTTCATTGATTCACGACAACGCGCAACTGAATGAAATGGACAAATTCAACTACCTTCGAACCTCCCTGAAAGATGATGCGCTGCTCCAGATTAATCAGATTCAAGTATCAGCGATTAACTACGGTCTAGCTTGGAGCACATTGGAATCGAAGTACGAGAACCATAAGCTTATAGCTCAAGAGCATATGAGAGCACTCTTTGCAGCACCTGTCATGCGGACAGAAAGTTTTGAAGGGTTGAATTCGTTGCTGACAACTTTCAAAACTAACCTCCAACAGTTGGAGAAGCTTGGCCAGAAAACCAACAGTTGGAACACTCTTTTGGCGTTTATGCTTTCGCAAAAGCTGGACGCAAAAACATACCGTATGTGGGAGACACACCATGCGTCTAAAACCGTGCCTTCTTATGAAGCCATGGTTGTGTTCTTGGAAACTCAATGTACAATTCTACAATCAACTGTCAGTCGAAGTGAGAATCATGACCAACTGAATCTCATTGCCCCAATCAGTCACAGTACCATTGCTTCGGAGAGATTGTGCATCATCTGCAGGAATGGACGGCATAGAGCAGAGCAATGCCAAACATTCTCGAGGATGAGGGTGATTGATCGTAAAGACTTGGTTCGTAGCATGGGATTATGCTTCAATTGCTTGAATTCCGAACATTTTGTCGCGGATTGTGGTCAACATTCCTGTGAAAAGTGTGGACAGCGTCATCACTATCTTTTGCATCCGTATTACTCACCTCACTTGAGCCGGTCGAACGTACAGAACTTTTATCAAGCCTCTCGAAGACCTCAACGCGCGAACAGTCGATCATACAGTGAACCTGATACACAACATACTCAATCCCGGATGAATagaaatcaaatatctcaaaacccCCAATCTACACAACAGCCACCTCCCACAAACATGCCCTCCGTTAGTCACCACACTACTACTCTACTCAGTACACAACGACACACCCACACTGCAATTCTATCAACTGCTGTTGTTTTGCTGGTCGATAACAGCGGAAACAAAGTTTTGGCCCGAGCATTGTTAGAcaatgggtctcaaataaacatGATGACAGAGAATCTttcgaaaaagttgaaatttaaacgTTTTCGAGAAAGTTTGCCAGTGAAAGGTGTTGGAGGGTCCATTTGCGTATCGACAGAGTCTGTTAAAGCCCGTATTGAATCAAGCACATCATCGTATTGTATTGCCGAAATGAAATTCTTTGTTTTGCCTCGAATCACGGTGGATTTGCCCCAAAGAAGTTTTGATATAAACACCTGGAAACTACCGTCGTCTATCCACCTAGCAGATCCCATGTTCAATGAATCTAGCTCAGTTGATCTGGTCATAGGAGTCTCCACGTTTTATGATTTATTGTTAGCGGAGCAGATGAGGATCATCGACAGTGGTCCTATTTTACAAAACACCCAGTTGGGATGGATCGTAGCAGGAGAGCTTCCGGAAGCACCAATTATTTCTTACAGCGCAATCTCACCCGAAGTTTCCACTGATGGAAAAAgccatcatttaaaaaagttgtgtgtATTGGAGTCTCATCAAACGGAAAGCTCCTCGATGAAAGAGTCAACATATGGAGATGTTCTCGAAAGAACCGCTAATCGAGGAAAGTTGACTGCTCCACTCTCAAAAAGAATCGTGTTGATGAAAAATCTGATTCACGTAGTTTTGTTGATGGTTGCGGTCCATTTGCTTCATCTTTATGTTTGCACGACTGCAGTAATTGGAATAGTAAACATGTTTCTCCAAGAGCTTTACAAAGTAAAGTTTTCTTGTGATGAATCCTGTAAAAATGAACAGTTTAAGCTGAAGTTTAAAGACAAACTGCCAGAATTCCACAAGTTTTCGATTCTTCGGATAACATTTCAACATAAAGACGTGAGAGTATGCGAAATCCATGAATTAGACGACAATGATGGAAGGACCCACAACCCTACGCAGTCAGACACAGTTCGAAATCTACCAGAAACGCTAGAATTCTTGAACAGCCGTTGGAATAAAACAAAGTATTTAACGCCCCCGTGAGGGGCACTATTGGCACTGGCGGCATATGTTACCGTAATTGCCAGGGGGCCGATAATTCAGTTACGTTCAACCCCACCTTTTTGTTTGCGGAACCTATATTGTTTTTCCTCCGTCAGGGTTGTACATCGCACCGTTCATTCTCGGGGTTCATTATTGTCAACATGTTGAAAGCTACGCCATATCGTCATCGTTATCTCCATCATTTTCTACATCATTCGTTTGTGGTTTTGCTGattaaaataagtattttacGCCCCCATGAGGGGCATTATTGGCACTGGCAGCGCATCAGCTGTTTTGCCAGGGGGCCAAGCGTTAAGTTACGTTTTCACCCTATGTTTCTATTTGCGAAACCTACAGTGTTTCTCCTTCACCAGGATTTATGTACTACATCGTTTGCCTAAGATGACCAGGATGATTCCTTCTCGAAATTGTCCATTATGATCATGAATCCACTGAGACCAGACCGGATCAGAGAGCTTATGGAGGTCAAATTTCACCGTCAGATAAGTATGCCCCCAATAGGGGCGCAAAAGGCTAGGAGCGGCATGCTAGCCGTGAATGCCAGGGGGCGAAGCaaaagttatgtttttttccattttcaaaaagtagaaGAAACTGTCATATTATTTCGTTCAACAGAGATCCATGAAATCTGATCAACACATTCATCGGCTGTATGAAGTTCATCTAAATTATAAGTAATCCGGCCCCAACAGGGCATTTTGGCAGCTAGCGACATTTTCTGTCGTAATTGTCAGGGGCCGAACCATAAGTTAAGTTCTATCATCTAAGAAATTTGTGCGGAACTCACTCGGATTCCTTCTGATTTATAGGAACGCCTTGGAATATCGACTGTCTGAACACTCTGAGTATCATCAGCCCCCGAGAGGGGCGTACTATGGCTTATGACGAAGGTTGTTCTTTGTTAATGCCTGGGGGCCACGGCGCAAGTTAcgtgcattttaaagttaatcgACCTAGAATCAACCATGTCTATCTCTAGCAGGAAACATACATGCACCTGGTGGTCCATCGCAGTTGATGGTTGATTGTTCGTTGAGAGGTGTCTACGGTGTTTAATCAGCCTATTCCAACCTGCCGCCATCGTCAGCTGATTCAGCGCAACGCTTGTTCTAACTGATCAACACTAGCCTGTCCAAGGACTTGGAAGTCTATAGCAACCTCTGGTGTCGAACTCCAAGATGTCAGTGCTGAAACTGAAATAATCCTGCTAGTTTTCTTGAACTTCGTTATGATTTTGTATTGAGTGAACTCAAGGCGGGCGGTATGTTAACGCCAAAACCAACAGCGCGGGCCAGCAGAAAATCTTTCCCACTTTCTTACATCACTAGCAACGAATACGCTATATCCCTGCCACACGCATCGTCAGTGATCATGTTGTGCGTGTATGCAATAGTATTCCCAATTAGTGTGGGCAACGGAATGAGCGATAGTCGTCTAGATTGGCTATTGCGAGCTGCTGTTAGCCAAAACAATAGCACCTAAGTTAGAAGCAATAAACCACGGTATCGAGCAGTCGTTTTGATATACAGTCCACTTCTATGTCTATCGTTTAGTGTTGgatcaattgaaaatataattgttCCCCCGTGACCGCATCACAATATCGCGTAGTGTCTAAAATTATCTTGCGAACATCCTGAAAGCCTGGGAACTTTCGTGGGTTAACCGGACCAGCGAACTCTTGAGGATTGGCCTcaacagtcatttttgtcatttttgtcatttttgtcatttttgtcatttttgtcatttttgtcatttttgtcatttttgtcatttttgtcatttttgtcatttttgtcatttttgtcatttttgtcatttttttcatttttatcatttttgtcatttttgtcatttttgtcatttttgtcatttttgtcatttttgtcatttttgtcatttttgtcatttttgtcatttttgtcatttttgtcatttttttttcatttttgtcatttttgtcatttttgtcatttttgtcatttttgtcatttttgtcatttttgtcatttttgtcatttttgtcatttttgtcatttttgtcatttttgtcatttttgtcatttttgtcatttttgtcatttttgtcatttttgtcatttttgtcatttttgtcatttttgtcatttttgtcatttttgtcatttttgtcatttttgtcatttttgtcatttttgtcatttttgtcatttttgtcatttttgtcatttttgtcatttttgtcatttttgtcatttttgtcatttttgtcatttttgtcatttttgtcatttttgtcatttttgtcatttttgtcatttttgtcatttttgtcatttttgtcatttttgtcatttttgtcatttttgtcatttttgtcatttttgtcatttttgtcatttttgtcatttttgtcatttttgtcatttttgtcatttttgtcatttttgtcatttttgtcatttttgtcatttttgtcatttttgtcatttttgtcatttttgtcatttttgtcatttttgtcatttttgtcatttttgtcatttttgtcatttttgtcatttttgtcatttttgtcatttttgtcatttttgtcatttttgtcatttttgtcatttttgtcatttttgtcatttttgtcatttttgtcatttttgtcatttttgtcattttgtcatttttgtcatttttgtcatttttgtcatttttgtcatttttgtcatttttgtcatttttgtcatttttgtcatttttgtcatttttgtcatttttgtcatttttgtcatttttgtcatttttgtcatttttgtcatttttgtcatttttgtcatttttgtcatttttgtcatttttgtcatttttgtcatttttgtcatttttgtcatttttgtcatttttgtcatttttgtcatttttgtcatttttgtcatttttgtcatttttgtcatttttgtcatttttgtcatttttgtcatttttgtcatttttgtcatttttgtcatttttgtcatttttgtcatttttgtcatttttgtcattttcgtcatttttgttatttttgtcatttttgtcatttttctcatttttctcatttttctcatttttgtcatttttgtcatttttgtcatttttgtcatttttgtcatttttgtcatttttgtcatttttgtcatttttgtcatttttgtcatttttgtcatttttgtcatttttgtcatttttgtcatttttgtcatttttgtcatttttgtcatctttgtcatttttgtcatttttgtcatttttgtcattttttttttcatttttgtcatttttgtcatttttgtcatttttgtcatttttgtcatttttgtcatttttgtcatttttgtcatttttgtcatttttgtcatttttgtcatttttgtcatttttttcatttttatcatttttgtcatttttgtcatttttgtcatttttgtcatttttgtcatttttgtcatttttgtcatttttgtcatttttgtcatttttgtcatttttttttcatttttgtcatttttgtcatttttgtcatttttgtcatttttgtcatttttgtcatttttgtcatttttgtcatttttgtcatttttgtcatttttgtcatttttgtcatttttgtcatttttgtcatttttgtcatttttgtcatttttgtcatttttgtcatttttgtcatttttgtcatttttgtcatttttgtcatttttgtcatttttgtcatttttgtcatttttgtcatttttgtcatttttgtcatttttgtcatttttgtcatttttgtcatttttgtcatttttgtcatttttgtcatttttgtcatttttgtcatttttgtcatttttgtcatttttgtcatttttgtcatttttgtcatttttgtcatttttgtcatttttgtcatttttgtcatttttgtcatttttgtcatttttgtcatttttgtcatttttgtcatttttgtcatttttgtcatttttgtcatttttgtcatttttgtcatttttgtcatttttgtcatttttgtcatttttgtcatttttgtcatttttgtcatttttgtcatttttgtcatttttgtcatttttgtcatttttgtcatttttgtcatttttgtcatttttgtcatttttgtcatttttgtcatttttgtcatttttgtcatttttgtcatttttgtcatttttgtcatttttgtcatttttgtcatttttgtcatttttgtcatttttgtcatttttgtcatttttgtcatttttgtcatttttgtcatttttgtcatttttgtcatttttgtcatttttgtcatttttgtcatttttgtcatttttgtcatttttgtcatttttgtcatttttgtcatttttgtcatttttgtcatttttgtcatttttgtcatttttgtcatttttgtcatttttgtcatttttgtcatttttgtcatttttgtcatttttgtcatttttgtcatttttgtcatttttgtcatttttgtcatttttgtcatttttgtcatttttgtcattttttttttcatttttgtcatttttgtcatttttgtcatttttgtcatttttgtcatttttgtcatttttgtcatttttgtcatttttgtcatttttgtcatttttgtcatttttgtcatttttgtcatttttgtcatttttgtcatttttgtcatttttgtcatttttgtcatttttgtcatttttgtcatttttgtcatttttgtcatttttgtcatttttgtcatttttgtcatttttgtcatttttgtcatttttgtcatttttgtcatttttgtcatttttgtcatttttgtcatttttgtcatttttgtcatttttgtcatttttgtcatttttgtcatttttgtcatttttgtcatttttgtcatttttgtcatttttgtcatttttgtcatttttgtcatttttgtcatttttgtcatttttgtcatttttgtcatttttgtcatttttgtcatttttgtcatttttgtcatttttgtcatttttgtcatttttgtcatttttgtcatttttgtcatttttgtcatttttgtcatttttgtcatttttgtcatttttgttatttttgtcatttttgtcatttttgtcatttttgtcatttttgtcatttttgtcatttttgtcatttttgtcatttttgtcatttttgtcatgtttgtcatttttgtcatttttgtcatttttgtcatttttgtcatttttgtcatttttgtcatttttgtcatttttgtcatttttgtcatttttgtcatttttgtcatttttgtcatttttgtcatttttgtcatttttgtcatttttgtcatttttgtcatttttgtcatttttatcatttttgtcatttttgtcatttttgtcatttttgtcatttttgtcatttttgtcatttttgtcattttcgtcatttttgttatttttgtcatttttgtcatttttgtcatttttgtcatttttgtcatttttgtcatttttgtcatttttgtcatttttgtcatttttatcatttttgtcatttttgtcatttttgtcatttttgtcatttttgtcatttttgtcatttttgtcatttttgtcatttttgtcatttttgtcatttttgccatttttctcatttttgtcatttttgtcatttttgtcatttttgtcatttttgtcatttttgtcatttttgtcatttttgtcatttttgtcatttttgtcatttttgtcatttttgtcatttttgtcatttttgtcatttttgtcatttttgtcatttttgtcatttttgtcatttttgtcatttttgtcatttttgtcatttttgtcatttttgtcatttttgtcatttttgtcatttttgtcatttttgtcatttttgtcatttttctcatttttgtcatttttgtcatttttgtcatttttgtcatttttgtcatttttgtcatttttgtcatttttgtcatttttgtcatttttgtcatttttgtcatttttgtcatttttgtcattttcgtcatttttgtcatttttgtcatttttgtcatttttgtcatttttgtcatttttgtcatttttgtcatttttgtcatttttgtcatttttgtcatttttgtcatttttgtcatttttgtcatttttgttatttttgttatttctatcatttttgtaatttttgtcatttttgtaatttttgtaatttttgtcatttttgtcatttttgtcatttttgtcatttttgtcatttttgtcatttttgtcatttttatcatttttgtcatttttgtcatttttgtcatttttgtcatttttgtcatttttgtcatttttgtcatttttgtcatttttgtcattttggtcatttttgtcattttggtcatttttgtcatttttgtcatttttgtcatttttgtcatttttgtcatttttgtcatttttgtcatttttgtcatttttgtcatttttgtcatttttgtcatttttgtcatttttgtcatttttgtcatttttgtcatttttgtcatttttgtcatttttgtcatttttgtcatttttgtcatttttgtcatttttgtcatttttgtcatttttgtcatttttgtcatttttgtcatttttgtcatttttgtcatttttgtcatttttgtcatttttgtcatttttgtcatttttgtcatttttgtcatttttgtcatttttgtcatttttgtcatttttgtcatttttgtcatttttgtcatttttgtcatttttgtcatttttgtcatttttgtcatttttgtcatttttgtcatttttgtcatttttgtcatttttgtcatttttgtcatttttgtcatttttgtcatttttgtcatttttgtcatttttgtcatttttgtcatttttgtcatttttgtcatttttgtcatttttgtcatttttgtcatttttgtcatttttgtcatttttgtcatttttgtcatttttgtcatttttgtcatttttgtcatttttgtcatttttgtcatttttgtcatttttgtcatttttgtcatttttgtcatttttgtcatttttgtcatttttgtcatttttgtcatttttgtcatttttgtcatttttgtcatttttgtcatttttgtcatttttgtcatttttgtcatttttgtcatttttgtcatttttgtcatttttgtcatttttgtcatttttgtcatttttgtcatttttgtcatttttgtcatttttgtcatttttgtcatttttgtcatttttgtcatttttttgtcatttttgtcatttttgtcatttttgtcatttttgtcatttttgtcatttttgtcatttttgtcatttttgtcatttttgtcatttttgtcatttttgtcatttttgtcatttttgtcatttttgtcatttttgtcatttttgtcatttttgtcatttttgtcatttttgtcatttttgtcatttttgtcatttttgtcatttttgtcatttttgtcatttttgtcatttttgtcatttttgtcatttttgtcatttttgtcatttttgtcatttttgtcatttttgtcatttttgtcatttttgtcatttttgtcatttttgtcatttttgtcatttttgtcatttttgtcatttttgtcatttttgtcatttttgtcattttggtcattttggtcatttttgtcatttttgtcatttttgtcatttttgtcatttttgtcatttttgtcatttttgtcatttttgtcatttttgtcatttttgtcatttttgtcatttttgtcatttttgtcatttttgtcatttttgtcatttttgtcatttttgtcatttttgtcatttttgtcatttttgtcatttttgtcatttttgtcattttttttttcatttttgtcatttttgtcatttttgtcatttttgtcatttttgtcatttttgtcatttttgtcatttttgtcatttttgtcatttttgtcatttttgtcatttttgtcatttttgtcatttttgtcatttttgtcatttttgtcatttttgtcatttttgtcatttttgtcatttttgtcatttttgtcatttttgtcatttttgtcatttttgtcatttttgtcatttttgtcatttttgtcatttttgtcatttttgtcatttttgtcatttttgtcatttttgtcatttttgtcat
It includes:
- the LOC129743452 gene encoding uncharacterized protein LOC129743452, encoding MAYDLRHLSKKERFLGNLLENLEEFLLEYDDVRDKGSLQPRLTKLEEAYDTFCAVRIEMESILEDLDLANDEDNDDDEERTMKKETRNKENKKVFKQFVNRYFVIKQQLMSKMESIPAPPVQRRSSVSDLPCHTKYPELTLPTFSGKLSDWINFRDNFRSLIHDNAQLNEMDKFNYLRTSLKDDALLQINQIQVSAINYGLAWSTLESKYENHKLIAQEHMRALFAAPVMRTESFEGLNSLLTTFKTNLQQLEKLGQKTNSWNTLLAFMLSQKLDAKTYRMWETHHASKTVPSYEAMVVFLETQCTILQSTVSRSENHDQLNLIAPISHSTIASERLCIICRNGRHRAEQCQTFSRMRVIDRKDLVRSMGLCFNCLNSEHFVADCGQHSCEKCGQRHHYLLHPYYSPHLSRSNVQNFYQASRRPQRANSRSYSEPDTQHTQSRMNRNQISQNPQSTQQPPPTNMPSVSHHTTTLLSTQRHTHTAILSTAVVLLVDNSGNKVLARALLDNGSQINMMTENLSKKLKFKRFRESLPVKGVGGSICVSTESVKARIESSTSSYCIAEMKFFVLPRITVDLPQRSFDINTWKLPSSIHLADPMFNESSSVDLVIGVSTFYDLLLAEQMRIIDSGPILQNTQLGWIVAGELPEAPIISYSAISPEVSTDGKSHHLKKLCVLESHQTESSSMKESTYGDVLERTANRGNNEYAISLPHASSVIMLCVYAIVFPISVGNGMSDSRLDWLLRAAVSQNNST